The following are encoded together in the Panicum virgatum strain AP13 chromosome 6K, P.virgatum_v5, whole genome shotgun sequence genome:
- the LOC120713669 gene encoding peptidyl-prolyl cis-trans isomerase, chloroplastic-like: MAAALASSRCCCSRPSLPPLPARGRRAVARCALGGGEKRNSFSWKECAISVALSVGLISGAPTLGSSAYASPLEPVLPDVSVLISGPPVKDPGALLRYALPINNKAIREVQKPLEDITDSLKVAGVRALDSVERNVRQASRALDNGRGVILDGLAESKRANGEELLDKLAVGLDELQRIVEDRNRDAVAPKQKELLQYVGTVEEDMVDGFPYEIPEEYSNMPLLKGRATVDMKVKIKDNPNIEDCVFRIVLDGYNAPVTAGNFVDLVERKFYDGMEIQRADGFVVQTGDPEGPAEGFIDPSTGKIRTIPLEIMVDVDKAPVYGETLEELGRYKAQTKLPFNAFGTMAMAREEFDDNSASSQIFWLLKESELTPSNANILDGRYAVFGYVTENEDFLADVKVGDVIESIQVVSGLDNLVNPSYKIVG, encoded by the exons atggcggcggcgctcgcctcctcccgctgctgctgcagccgcccgtcgctgccgccgctcccggcccgcggccgccgcgccgtcgcccggTGCGCGCTCGGCGGAGGAGAG AAAAGAAACTCCTTCAGCTGGAAAGAGTGTGCGATTTCTGTTGCCTTGTCAGTTGGATTGATCAGTGGTGCACCAACATTAGGATCGTCGGCCTATGCTTCTCCTCTCGAACCTGTTCTTCCAGATGTCTCTGTTCTGATCTCTGGACCTCCCGTTAAAGATCCAGGTGCTTTACTAAGATATGCTTTGCCAATAAATAACAAAGCTATTCGTGAGGTTCAAAAGCCACTGGAGGATATCACTGACAGTCTCAAGGTTGCTGGTGTTAGAGCCTTGGATTCAGTTGAAAGA AATGTCAGACAAGCATCGAGAGCACTGGACAATGGGAGAGGTGTAATTCTTGATGGTCTTGCTGAGTCCAAAAGAGCAAATGGAGAAGAGTTATTGGATAAATTGGCTGTTGGACTTGATGAGCTTCAAAGAATTGTTGAAGACAGAAATAGGGATGCTGTAGCTCCAAAGCAGAAAGAGCTTCTCCAGTATGTTGGAAC TGTAGAAGAAGACATGGTTGATGGCTTTCCCTATGAAATACCAGAAGAGTACAGCAACATGCCTCTTCTCAAAGGAAGAGCTACTGTGGATATGAAGGTTAAAATTAAGGACAATCCCAACATAGAAGATTGTGTATTTCGAATAGTTCTGGATGGATATAATGCTCCTGTGACTGCTGGGAACTTCGTAGATTTGGTGGAACGGAAATTCTATGATGGCATGGAAATCCAGAGAG CTGACGGCTTTGTTGTTCAAACCGGAGATCCAGAGGGACCAGCTGAGGGGTTCATCGATCCCAGCACTGGCAAAATTCGCACAATACCTCTTGAAATAATGGTTGATGTTGATAAGGCTCCTGTATATGGTGAAACACTTGAA GAACTTGGCCGCTACAAGGCTCAAACGAAACTTCCTTTTAATGCATTTGGAACGATGGCAATGGCTAGAGAA GAATTTGATGATAATTCAGCTTCTAGTCAAATCTTTTGGCTCTTAAAAGAGAGTGAGCTAACTCCAAGCAATGCCAATATATTGGATGGACGGTATGCAGTATTTGGATATGTAACCGAGAATGAGGATTTCTTGGCGGATGTCAAAGTTGGGGATGTCATCGAATCAATCCAAGTCGTCTCAGGCTTGGACAACCTTGTGAACCCAAGCTACAAGATAGTAGGATAA
- the LOC120713670 gene encoding protein Dr1 homolog, whose amino-acid sequence MDPMDIVGKSKEDVSLPKSTMFKIIKEMLPPDVRVARDAQDLLVECCVEFINLLSSESNEVCSREEKKTIAPEHVLKALSDLGFREYIDEVYAAYEQHKLDTLDSPKASKFTGIEMTEEEAVAEQQRMFAEARARMNNGAPKPKEPDQEQQQHPHPQLQLHTPPQQPMQPQLQLHPQPQQHPQVQLHSQSQQPHVQPQQPTQVQLHPQPQQAPRVQLHPQPQQPPQARLHPSPEQSSQPEPQVHLQSQEPPQAQPQLQAQPQPQAQTERGGDS is encoded by the exons ATGGACCCGATGGACATCGTGGGCAAGTCCAAGGAGGACGTCTCCCTCCCCAAAT CAACAATGTTTAAGATAATTAAAGAGATGCTTCCTCCTGATGTTCGAGTGGCAAGAGATGCACAGGATCTTCTTGTTGAGTGCTGTGTAG AGTTCATCAATCTCCTGTCTTCGGAATCCAATGAAGTGTGCagcagagaagaaaagaaaacaattgcTCCTGAGCATGTTCTCAAGGCCCTAAGT GATCTTGGCTTCAGAGAGTACATTGATGAGGTTTATGCTGCATATGAACAACACAAACTTGATACTCTG GACTCACCAAAAGCTAGCAAGTTCACTGGGATTGAGATGACAGAGGAAGAAGCTGTTGCTGAGCAACAAAGGATGTTTGCTGAGGCCCGCGCAAGGATGAATAATGGAGCCCCCAAGCCAAAGGAGCCAgatcaagagcagcagcagcatccacaTCCTCAACTTCAGTTGCATACTCCACCACAGCAACCCATGCAGCCTCAACTGCAGCTGCATCCTCAACCACAGCAGCACCCACAAGTGCAGCTGCATTCTCAGTCGCAGCAACCCCATGTGCAGCCGCAGCAGCCCACACAAGTGCAGCTGCACCCTCAGCCACAACAGGCCCCACGAGTGCAGCTCCACCCACAGCCGCAGCAACCCCCACAAGCGCGGCTGCATCCATCACCAGAGCAATCCTCGCAACCTGAACCTCAGGTGCATCTGCAATCACAGGAGCCCCCACAAGCGCAGCCCCAGCTGCAAGCTCAGCCGCAGCCACAGGCGCAAACCGAACGTGGCGGGGACAGTTAG
- the LOC120713671 gene encoding clavaminate synthase-like protein At3g21360: MEAADFFRVSECKGQKTIDGEQVPLVLAPSDEGARSSGCEALVAALKANREWVEGKVVANSGVLLRGFDVRDAVEFNAVVEALGWPDIRYVGPAPRTHVHGRVWTANEGPLEEFIYYHHEMVLIKEFPGKVILFCEVPPPSGGETPFVPSFRVTERALEEFPETVEELDARGLRYTFTALSKNDTKSMRGRGWEDAFATSDKAEAERRARALGMDVEWLPGGGARTVLGPRTLTRVFPGRKGRRMWFNTVVGMHGKEFSSATLADGSEIPADFVRRCGEIIEEESIQFRWEKGDILILDNLATLHGRRPSLPPRRVLVATCK, translated from the exons ATGGAGGCGGCCGACTTCTTCCGCGTGAGCGAGTGCAAGGGGCAGAAGAccatcgacggcgagcaggtGCCGCTGGTCCTGGCGCCCTCCGACGAAGGCGCCAGGAGCAGCGGCTGCGAggcgctggtggcggcgctCAAGGCGAACCGGGAGTGGGTGGAGGGCAAGGTGGTGGCCAACAGCGGCGTCCTCCTGCGCGGCTTCGACGTGCGCGACGCCGTCGAGTTCAACGCCGTCGTCGAGGCGCTGGGGTGGCCGGACATCCGCTACGTCGGCCCGGCGCCGCGCACGCACGTGCACGGCCGCGTCTGGACCGCCAACGAGGGCCCGCTCGAGGAGTTCATCTACTACCACCACGAGATGGTCCTG ATCAAGGAGTTCCCCGGGAAGGTGATCCTGTTCTGcgaggtgccgccgccgtcgggcggCGAGACGCCGTTCGTGCCGAGCTTCCGCGTGACGGAGCGCGCGCTGGAGGAGTTCCCGGAGACGGTGGAGGAGCTGGACGCCCGGGGCCTCCGCTACACCTTCACGGCGCTGAGCAAGAACGACACCAAGTCCATGCGCGGCCGCGGGTGGGAGGACGCCTTCGCCACCTCCGACAAGGCCGAGGccgagcggcgcgcgcgcgcgctgggGATGGACGTCGAGtggctccccggcggcggcgcgcgcacggTGCTCGGCCCGCGGACGCTCACGCGCGTGTTCCCGGGCCGCAAGGGCCGCCGGATGTGGTTCAACACCGTGGTGGGGATGCACGGCAAGGAGTTCAGCTCGGCGACGCTCGCCGACGGCTCCGAGATCCCCGCCGACTTCGTGCGCCGCTGCGGCGAGATCATCGAGGAGGAGAGCATCCAGTTCCGGTGGGAGAAGGGCGACATCCTCATCCTCGACAACCTCGCCACgctccacggccgccgcccctcgctgccgccgcgcagGGTCCTCGTCGCCACCTGCAAGTGA